DNA from Branchiostoma lanceolatum isolate klBraLanc5 chromosome 9, klBraLanc5.hap2, whole genome shotgun sequence:
TGTGCGTGATGATGACGTTTTCGTTGCCTCCTACCCTAAAACTGGTGAGTTTTATGACTCTATCTGTAAGCTAAATCTAATTTCATTTTGCTTCAACTGATATTATCAGACCCAATACCAAAATTGATATTCTGGTTTGTTGATATGTTCTAGACATTAATTAGTGGTGCTGCAGTTGCTAGCTGTCTCATCTTTGTTTTATGAGGTATATTCTGACCAACCACTCACTTGCAAATTTTTGTCATGTATTCACCAACTTTTTATGCATTCCCCATGTCATAGGCAGTACGTGGGTGCGACAGATTGTGTCTCTCCTGTACTGTGACGCAGATCCTGAACAAGACATCTCCACATACAAACGTTTTCCATTCTTTGAAAGTTACGACCTAAAGACTCAAGGGCCGGTCTACAGAACTATTGAAACGGCCCCTTCCCCAAGGCTGATTGTGACTCATCTGCCTTATGATCTGATGCCGAAGGATGTTAgggaaggaaaaggaaaggtAACAGGAACAGCACTTGTTATGGGTTGGTTGTGTAACCTATCTGTTCTGGTCTGCCAGTGGACTGGACTAGTTTTTCCTCCAACCCCAGTTGTTAAGGGCACTGCAATGAGATTTATATCAATGAAGTTAAGTGCTGTACATATAAAAACTGTTTTAATGTCCATAGAAACCTAAGAATTGCACAGTACTACTTGATATGCACATTAGGTAACAATTCTGATACAGTAATTCTCTTTGGCACCACTACTTTAGGATTAATGAGTTGTAAGGCAAGGgtattttgatttcatttgatataGTTGCACAAGCAGTTTCATCTGTATCATGTTCACTGTCATCTGCATTAATCTGGATTTTAACGTTTGGTAGATAGGATTATCTTTTGCAACAGGTATGCATTAAGtgttatatatttttctgttcCCTTGCATGTATCAGGTGGTGTATGTGACGCGTAACCCTCACGACACAGCAGTATCATTCTGCCACTTCTCTCAAGCGAACGTCGTCCTGCACACATGGGGTACATTTGATGAGTTTCTCAGCAACTTTCTGGATGGAAAAGGTTAGGTGAACCTATTTTCCAGTGTCATGGCTGATGCCCAGTGTTGTCTACTTGTGGTATTTTTTGGGGATTAGCCTTACAAGCCTAGTAAGTAGTGGACTCTTCCCGGAATGTACCACTATATCCCCAAATAGTCCATTTTCCAAACTCTTCTTCCATTTTGAAATTGCAAGAGCACAGTCTTAGAGCTGGAACGCAAGTGATCTTCAACGAAAATGATGTTTGCCTTTGTGATCAGGCTTCATTGGATAGTCGCTAACAGTGCATAGAGTGTGTTGAACTGTCAACAAAATCTCTATCAGTTTCCCTCAGATGTGTAACTTTTCTGAGTTTTCAACTGATAATTCTCACAACTCCACTGCTCTCACTGCTATTGTTAAAGCGCATCATGGACTTCCTATACAAGATAATGATATCCATTCATTTAGTATCATCTGAGATGTGCATGTGGCATGTGATCACCAGACACATTTTCATCTCTTAACGGTTAACACTAAAATAAAAGGTTGTTGTGTTTCTCTGACAGTGGCCTTCGGGGACTTCTATAGAAATGTTCTTGGGTTCTGGAAGCACAAAGATGATGCAAACATGTTGTTCCTGAAATATGAAGACATGCAGAAGGTAGGTAAAATGATACTTACTTTCTGATGTTATGTCAAATTCACATCTTAAAACATTAGACAGCAGTGAGATTATAAGTGTGAATATCTATGGCAGCATTTTGAAATCCTACATAATATATCATCACAAGTTATCCAGCAAGTATGTACTGCTTTTTCATCTCTTCGATGTTGTTCTCAAGGATCTTTACAAAGTGGTTGTGAACATCGCAGACTTCCTTGGGAAGAAATATCCAGAGGAATCACTGCAAAGAGTTGTAGACCACTGCCACTTTTCCGTCATGAAGGACAACCCCAGAGTTAATCACAAACCAGTTGCAAGGATTGGGCTTTTGGATTTTAGCAAGTCCAAGTTTATGAGGAAAGGTAAAGGTCACTTAAACTGATTTTCTCTGGTGCGGTGTGTGCTTGAGTTTGTCACATGTTCTGAAGCTGACAGCAGTTGCCCTTTTGCTACTTACATCAGGTGCCATTTCGGAAAGATTGAATATGTTATTTGTAAGAAATAACATACCAAATTCACTTTTGACACATCATAATAAGAAGTTTTATTACTTTGAGGCCTGATCTTGATGGTTCCTTTCATGAAGAATAcaatgttgatttgtttgtttgatgcaGGAATAATGGGAGACTGGAAGAACTACTTTTCAGCCCAGCAAAAGGAAACTGCTGACCAGCTGTGCAGGCAAAAGACTTTGGGAACAGGCCTAAACTttgattttgagccctgtgaaTCAGCAAAGTTGTAGAGATCCAGTCTTGGTTGCCTGAGCTTTTGATATTCCAGAAAGAAACCAAGATATATGATTGGAAGGTGCCTTCAGTATGAGCAGTGTGTGTGTAGATAAAGACATTTCACATTGTTTATGAAAAGAATGTCATATTGTTTCTGTCTTCAATCTTCTTCAGACCTTTCAGACCAGAATGATATTTTACaattcttgaaatttgaaaaaaagaaattattaAAACTCTGATATGTTGGGATAAGTATGTCTTGATAGAGACAACTTTAATGTCAGCCTTGTGCCTAAGATAATGTTACAAATGTATAAAAtcatacaactttatgatacTTAGATGACAGGTACCAGAAGTGCTGTAGTCgtgtcaatttttaaaatttctagGTTATATCAAGTTTGTAGAAATTGATGCTTGGATTATGTATGGAGATATATGACAACTATAGTTTGTGTTGTTTCTTTTTGATCCAATACTTAACTAtatattgaaatgtgttttattaTCATTCAGGTACTAGCAGATTTCGTTTGTTACATGagacaaaatgaaaaccaaACATATCTCTCATGATGTCTTATTGTAGTGGTGGAAGGACAAAACAAGATGCAGAGTTTACTTCGCAAATTGAACCACGTTTTCTAAGACAGATCTACTGGGTGTAGCCTGTGCcctgtgtttacacaaccaAACGTTTGTGGGAaattagtatatatatatattatatgtcTTCCCGTATCACAAAAATTTGACgttattttgttgtcatttccgCCCGTTGTCTGCAGCATCCCGACTCATTATCGCCGTGTTCCCAATATTGAACAGACATGAAGACATAGACTCTAAAGGAGACAATCACGTATTTCCCATTCAGACGATTGAGTACCATTGGCACAACACTAAGTACCATCATTTTTTaaattaatctttagggtagtcccttcatttaactaagtaactgatttccaagggaccCTCGATCATTGAACTCGGTCCGCTTGTTTTTTTACCTGTCCAAATCTAGCCTTAAGAAAGTGGCAACTACAGCGCAAGTTAGAGTCAAATCAAGGATTCTTCTTCCCTTACTGTCAAACTGCCTCACATTCACCACAAGAACATGACACATTTGTCTTTCAAATGGTACAATATAACAGGAATTCAAACCTGCCTCACTTACCTAAGATAGAGGACATTAACAAACCGGCCATAAACCATACCATAAAAATACCAGCGATCTTATCAACATTAGGATCTCCTCTTCGACTTAAAGGAGTCTTTCTTGTCTCCAACCGAGGAATACACACATCTGGATGTCTCCGGGAACACTGTGATCCTTTTTTGAAAAAAGGGCAGGCTCTGGCCCTGGTGCTGATCTCGTTATTCTGAGCTAACATGTCCTGTTGTTCTAaagcgtaatctccaagcagatcctacTGAGGCAGCTCAGTATCCAGCCGGCCAACAATCTCCAGCCGGTCCCCGTACAGATCTGCTTGCCGAGAAGCAGTCGTTCTGGTTTCTGAACGAAGTTCAAAGTGTCTGGCGGAATGTTTGTAGCGGTGTCTGATGTTTGTTGCACCAGTAGGATGTGTTTAGGGAATGTTGCTACATGTGTTCGAACAGTTGTTTTGGCTTGCCTATTTTCagagcagagagtcagtctgttTGGTGACGGTGGTGACGGGCGGGATTGTGCATTACCAACGTCAGTGCCGAACAGGAGTCTTATGAACAGTGAATCAGAAGATGAAGACAAAAAGAACAGCATTCTCTGTCAGCACCCAAGTAACGTCGTGGTGCCATCCACAGTTAATTGCAAAGCCTAAAGagccaaacaaaatcaaatgtgtttTCAAGTTGTTATTTTTGGCAACATATTAGATTTCAGTCTCATGATAACTTTCTTTTCTCACGTTGTTTATACAGTTATGCCAAAAGGCTATGTGGACTTCAGCGTGTCAAAAGTTACAGGTGTCAGAGAATCGGGAATGGCTAAGAATGCAACCTCAAGAAACTTTGCGACCTTTCCTCCTCACATCTTCCTTTGAAAATTGCTTTACTGCCCTTGGAAATAATTAACTGGCCTCCTATTGTTAGGAGTTAGCTGGGAAAACACTGAAATCCGCATGTTAACAGTTTGTTTTAGAAAATCGCCCTAGAAGTTTATGATCATGAGGCGATAAGGGCATAACATTTACTGTATCAGAAAGTGTCCCCCTAGATAAAATGGACTCGTCTAAAGGTCAGATACGGAGCAATGATCGCATACAAGAATAAGCAACTAGACCTTTTCCCATAATGAAGCATTTGACCTAAAGTCAGACCTTACGGTGACATTTAAAAAGTTATCATATTTTATTGTGTTTGAATAATGGAATAAATATTGTTTCATTTAAACGCATATTTTGGGAATAATAAAAGTTATTGGCGGTGCGTTTGCGTGTGGTcaaaggtaaacaacaacaagtcGGATCAGTTTCATGGGAGTTGCCAAGCTACAGGTACGCCATACAGTGAGCCTGGAGTGGGAGGGCGACTCATTTAGATATCCTCCGTTCTCCTCAAAACAGATACCTGGGGAATGGTTAATGTATCGTTTTAGAACCTGACAGCACGGAGAATGGAGAGAGGCCACGGGGATGCAGCTGCCAGGCGCAGGGCTAGGAGCAAAACTGATCGAAAGGCCAAGGTAGTCCTGATTTTTTTCTGCTCATGATTTCTGACGCGAGACGCAAATTATCATATTGTGCACTGTGTGCTCAAAGTTAGAGGACGTCTTTTCCTTGTTGTTATGTACTTGCCCTCCTATATTAAACTACAAGTAAAAGACTTAACTTAGTTAACGTTATAGCTAATAAAATGGAGTTAGTTTTGCATCAATGATGTTTGCTTGTCATGTCCTTGGTCTTATAATTTGATGGTTTTATAGTAACGTTAATTGAATGAAAAGCAGTTTTAACTCTTACAAACTTACACACATCAGTCGCAGCCCTCAGGTCAGCAGACTTCAAATGAGAGAACTGCCCCACAAACAAGTAGCAGCCCCTCGTCTTCAATAAGTGAAGATGACAAAGAATCAAAGGTGAGCATCTTATGTTTGTGACACAGTTATCCACATATAGTGATAGTAACTAATCGCTCAACAGGGTCAATATTTAAAATTGCAATAGTAAAGCTGAGCTGAAGATATAAACCAGAGGTGGCCTCAAAGAAAGATCTTTATACATTACTTGACTAATGACTACTAAATTTAAATACTTATTGAAAATACACTTTTTTCTTGTTGGAAACATTTTGATTATTAATCCATTCAACAACTGAAGTGCAATCATAAGCATTAAACCTTTACAAGACAGCAGCGGATCAGATTATTATAATTCTGATAGCTTCTAGTAAGTGAGTGAACAGCAATTGTTGTTTTGTCTCAGCTGGCTTAAGAGTAATTCTGAATCCTCTTTCTTTCCAGATCCTCCTCCTGCAGGCAGAGGGAGATGCAGCATTTCACAGCAGGGAGTACCACAATGCAGTGGACCTGTACTCAAAGGCACTGGATCTACAGTCTGACATGTACGAGATACGTGCCTGTCGTACTGCTGCCTACATCCAGCTGGAGGACTACAAAAATGCAGAGGCAGATGCTCAACAACTGATCAGCTTCAAGCCCAAACTGCCCCAAGTAAAGACCTTCTTCATAGATTCTGTTTGTTGTATggtatatgatattgataatagaTTGCAGtcctttcttaagttttctattCACTTTTTGTGTTCTCAGTGAAGCTGACCTGGCTACTTTACACTGCTACTAATTATATATAtcacaaaatgtcaaattccTTTATTTCCCAAATAAAAGGTATAAGGTTGCTGTTTGCTTCTGGCTtaatgtcatgatttttagATATCAACTCCGCACATAGTATTATTGTAACCAAGGAAATATGTGAATCTACTAAACACAGAGACACTCTTTATTGACTCTTTAATGGAGAATGAAGAAACAAATGACCAAGAATTACCCTTACAATACCTCTTAATCCATGCAATATCACTTAAGCTATGTAATTGTAAGTGGCGATTTTTTCTTATTTGGAGTAATGTTCCTTTGCTCTTTTTACCTTGCAGAACTATTACCTACTGGCGATATCCCAGGCTCACCAGGACAGACATGAGGAGGCCCTGGGGTCGTTCCTTCAGTGCATGGACCTGGACCCTGAGCACAGGGACCAGCTCATAGAGTATGTCGTCAGTATGGCTGCACACGTTTGTCGACTGGGGGACAGCTCCGTGCACAAGTTCATGGGTACACAAACCATCATTCTGTTTAAGGATATTGTACTGCAATTTCATTTACTTctgggtggttttattttgcggtataTTAGGGAAAACGTGGTTTTACAGACAAttctgtagtaatacattggaaatgcaaaTTCACAGCGTCATGATTTTGCTGTTGAGAGATCACTGTGAAAGCTGCAACAATAAAAGCGCCCCgaaattttcaagatttacagtaattctagTGAGATTAATTGACATGCAAATAAAGTTATTGGTATATTTTTTCCCTATGAAAACACTTTGGAAACCTCCTTCCCCCTTGTACATAATCTTTATATCATTATCCTTATATCCTTACAGAGAATCTCTACTGCTTGATAAGTATGAACAGtgtttatacatgtaatgttgtacTCTCATAAGTTTGTTGTAATATTTCAGAGATGAAGCCGGTTGCTGCTCTGCATGAGCTTGGTCAGACCCTACACTACTGTGGCCTGCCAGCCCTGTGTGTGCAGATGTTGGAGTCAGCTCTGAGGATTCCCACAGAAGACACAGACATAGTCACCAAGGTGGGTCTTCATGGTATTGATAAATTAACAAATTGTATATCAAACCAACTCATCTGGGAAGATATTGATCATgatcttttatatttcatcaTAAGTGTTTGCTTCATGCCTCAGGCCCAGAGCTAACCCATTGCTTCCTTCCATTGGGTTCCTCCATGTTGCACTGCCCAGTGCCCTAGATGCGGCTGCCTTATCGCTATGGTGTCTTCCACCTTCCAGTCTTGTCAACACTTGGGGAGGGGGTATCTTCCCCAGGGTCTGGGGTTGGAATAGTGTCATggacaacattttttttgcatgcaACAAAATCAAACATCCCACCACTTTTCATTTCTCTGCAGGTGTATTTGTCACTGGGAGATGCCCACACTGCTGTCCGCCAGGGAGGCAAGGCCAAGTTCTTCTATGAACAGTGTCTGTCTGCAGCACTGAAGGCTGATAATGTAGTGCTTGAAACTAAGGTAAGTCTTCAACTTTGTTTCAATATATCATGATCAAAAAACAACTTCATGAAAACCTCTCAATGAGACTCTGCTGACTAACAGTAAAACTTTAATGTTTGGATCAGTCTTATTTTTTCAGTTTTTGCAATGAAATCACAAAGATATCTTTTGTATGTTACATActgaaaattcatttattttcactggGACTTAACTATATATATGTAGAAGGGGAAAGAGGTTGCaccgcaaacttcaaacaccaTGAAAACCTCCTTCTCCCTTCTACCATGAGATGtaagtcactgcaaaaataactgaattcaCATTATGTAACATAACTTACAATAGATTATTCCCTTACCCGAAATCACTCCCTTTCCTGAGAGTTGACCCTGATTTGTTCCTGTGTGCCCAGGCGTATGTGAACCTGGCCAGCCTGTGTGAGCAGGAGGGGCAGGTGTACGAGGCCATCATGTACTACATCAAACTGCTGACTGTTGGGGACGACATACGTGCCAGCTTGGACGATGAGAAGAAGTTCCGTGACTACTGGTCCACTGAGCTAGAGCGGGGAATTCACCTCAACCTAAGGTACTCTGGCCTTTGCATTTGCACTGTGTACATCACAACAGTAGCCATTAGTTTTTATTTCTATAGGACTTTCTCTTTATGAAGATACTCTTAAAATTCAACCGGCAAGTATGGTCTAAAAAAGCTCTAATGACttccagattttttttaaatccagaaCTTTGTGGAGGCACTAAGGGAAGATTACAATAATGTCATGATGCTGAATGATTCATTGCTCTTCTACTCTCCAGCATTGCTTACAAGAAGATCAGGCAGTTCTCAAGGGCACTGCATCATGGGAAGGACTACATGCAACTCATCGAGTCATCCAACCAACCAGAGCTCATGAAGCAGGCTCATTACCATATGGCTACTCTCCACGAGGCTGGGCAAGACTTCAAGCAGGCACTCGCACAGTACAACCTGTTCCTCTCCCTTTGTAAGGAGGCAGGCGACGAGGCGTCCACAGCGCTTGCCCACGGGTGCCTGGGGAACCTGTACGCCTCTGTGTGTGACTACAAACAGGCACTGTTACACCACGAGGAGCAGCTGGACCTGATGGAGAAGGAGGACAACGTCGGGGCTCAGATGATGGCGCACCTGCACCTGGCAGAGGTTCTGACGAAGACGGAGGAGTTTGAGGATGCGAGGGTGCACCTGCAGGAGTCCTTACAGCTATGCAGGGAGTTGGACCAGCCTGAGCTGGAGTGCAGGACCTTACTGAAACTCGGGGACCTGTTCTCGGAACAGGGTCGGCACCAGCACGCCCTGTATTACTACGAGCAGGCACAGACCCTGGTGGAGGACGAGGATCAGCCAGACCTTCAGACCATCTGTCAGTTTCATGTAGCTCACATGAGCCAGTTCTCAAGTTCACTCAAGGTAAAATCGTGCTCAAAGAAACCACACCATGCTTTAGATTTTGATATCTTCCAGCATGAACTGCATGGCATTTTGGTAGCTTTAATCAACTGTATTTAATCCATTCTGTTGTATTTTGATAGGAACTAGAGACAGCAAGGCGGACCTTTGAAGAACTCATCCCCATCTATGAGGACCAGGCACGCAGGTgtgatgaggaggaggtgcTGCTACCTGAGGATCTGAACAGGtaatatttgatatgtacaCATAAGTAAAGAAAACCCCATTTATACATCTAAGACTagccaaaaaaatgtatatcactGTGATTTTCTCTGCGTCTCTTTCATAATTTCACAATGATTGTTATTGCTGTTACAGGTCCCTTCAGCTGGCATATGATGGTATGCTGTCCTCTCTCAGCAAGCTGGGCAACACAGATCAGGCTTTAGAGTACACAGAGTGCCACAGGAGACAGAACCTGCTGTGGACACTGAATGTTCGACCACAGATCCCGGACTGTTCAAAGCTGTTTGAGGATCCCGGCTCCTTGTCCACCTTAGTCGgcaggtttgatccactcaagaTCCAGCAACTCTTTGACATCGTCAACGTTACAAACAAGACTGTTCTGTACTACTCCGTAGTGAACGATTCCCTGTTACTGTGGGTGCTTCAGCCCGGAAAGGGTGTGGCCAGGTTCTACAAGTCCTCTACCAAGGAGAACTTCATGGAAAAGTGCAGAAGTTGCATTGCACTCATCAGGACAGTCGAGGGGAAGTCCAGCCCATGCTATGACATTGAGAACAGATCACTTCCTAGGAAGAAGGCAGAGGTGTACGAAATCAAGAAGGCAAACTTACGCACCTCACAGTCAAAGAGAGATTTCAGGAAGGAGCTTGAGGAAGAAGTTGAAGAGGGTTCTAAGAAAACGGAGCCGCCAAGAACGCCGTTCAAGGAGCTGTACAATGTTCTCATGGCCCCAGTGGAGGACCTCCTATCAGCCCTCCCGCTACAGAGTGACCTTGTCATCATCCCAGACAAAGATCTCTTACAGGTGCCCTTTGACCTCCTGAAGGACTTCAAGCAAAGATGTCTGAGCGAGAGGTTTCAGATCACCATTGTGTCCTGTCTGTATGTGCTGGAGGTGGCTTTTGTTGGGATCCAGTCTGTAAGGAAGCCGGGTGCAGCTTCCACCAGGCCCCAGGATAAGTCTGTCATCATGGCCACAGCTTCCACCGGCAGTATCATGGTGACCAAGACCAGGGGAGACCAGTCCACCATTACATACACAAGGTACATTATAATATTCATATCATGCCTTATGTTGATCTGAAGTGTAGTTTGTAGTAATAATTCTCTTGTGCTATAtgaaagttgaaatttaaaGACCATTAATGGCGGGTAGATTTAAAAGGCAAAACAGCCAATACATTACATATCATCTGTCTGActttgtattgattttgtaattttATGATAAGCTTTGTGAATCAtagaatgatatttttttatcaacacaacaaaagagGAGTAACTAGATGTTGATTGTGTCTTGAACATTATAGGAGCAAGGATCCTGGAAAAGGCCTGTTGGAGATTCCATCCACACGTGAGGGGAGGCCAGACTTGGAGAGGGAGGGGCTCAAGAGGATGAAGctactgaacaccatcaacaaaCTGGTCACAAAGGTAATTATTGTACTTTAGAGATGTATAAACTTCAATATTATCTTTGAGATGTAGAATGTTTCATTTACCAGCACATCTCAACAGGTTACTACAACAACTTAAAACAACTTTCATCATACTAAATCATCCAATATTCTTCAAGCATGGTCAACAATTTGATACCTGTAGCTTCAATTCATTAATGTGTTACATTTCTTTGGTAGACTAACTAGACTGCTGCAGAAATGTTATGCCAGACAGTGTGTTTCTCTATTTCAAATCGTACAGACATCCACAGGGCAGCAGATTACCACGTCAGCATCTTTTGTGACAGAGTTCCGGCAGTTGAGTGGGCAGGACTACACCCTTGTGGTGGGGAACCCCTCCCTGCCACAGGTCTCGCTGTTTGGGAGGACGTGGAAGCCATTCCAGCAGCTAAACATGGCTGATAAGGAGGCTTCTAAGGTATCTTCTTCATTTTGTATTGCAATTTTATCTCAGAATTTCTTTTCTAAGCCAGGTTACAAGGGCACTGTACCCTCATATATGTTCTTCTGTGCCCTGTGGTACCAAACTTcaaatgtatctttttttcttgtgtttttatttttattttgaaggTCTCTTCTTTTACTCTGTAGATATCACATTACATTTAAAGTTAATCCATTACTGATGTCAAATGACATTAGATTTATTTGTCAAATTCCCCTTCACTCCATTGTCATCAGTGCCATTCTCttatatcctagaaaaaaaaagacagggtATATTCTAGTATGGGAAAGAACCATGCAATGATTGTTTTCCATATACCAGGTGGCAGACTACCTGGGAACAGAAGCATTGACAGGAGAGGAGGCTACTAAAGAGATGGTGATGGCTGTTCTGCCTGGGGCTACAGTTGTCCACATAGGTACCTTATCTTCCAACATGGACAATTCTTACAAACTATAACACTGAAATGTAAGATGTAGTGTATGGAGAAGAGGTAGgttgtatg
Protein-coding regions in this window:
- the LOC136441306 gene encoding tetratricopeptide repeat protein 28-like isoform X1; protein product: MERGHGDAAARRRARSKTDRKAKSQPSGQQTSNERTAPQTSSSPSSSISEDDKESKILLLQAEGDAAFHSREYHNAVDLYSKALDLQSDMYEIRACRTAAYIQLEDYKNAEADAQQLISFKPKLPQNYYLLAISQAHQDRHEEALGSFLQCMDLDPEHRDQLIEYVVSMAAHVCRLGDSSVHKFMEMKPVAALHELGQTLHYCGLPALCVQMLESALRIPTEDTDIVTKVYLSLGDAHTAVRQGGKAKFFYEQCLSAALKADNVVLETKAYVNLASLCEQEGQVYEAIMYYIKLLTVGDDIRASLDDEKKFRDYWSTELERGIHLNLSIAYKKIRQFSRALHHGKDYMQLIESSNQPELMKQAHYHMATLHEAGQDFKQALAQYNLFLSLCKEAGDEASTALAHGCLGNLYASVCDYKQALLHHEEQLDLMEKEDNVGAQMMAHLHLAEVLTKTEEFEDARVHLQESLQLCRELDQPELECRTLLKLGDLFSEQGRHQHALYYYEQAQTLVEDEDQPDLQTICQFHVAHMSQFSSSLKELETARRTFEELIPIYEDQARRCDEEEVLLPEDLNRSLQLAYDGMLSSLSKLGNTDQALEYTECHRRQNLLWTLNVRPQIPDCSKLFEDPGSLSTLVGRFDPLKIQQLFDIVNVTNKTVLYYSVVNDSLLLWVLQPGKGVARFYKSSTKENFMEKCRSCIALIRTVEGKSSPCYDIENRSLPRKKAEVYEIKKANLRTSQSKRDFRKELEEEVEEGSKKTEPPRTPFKELYNVLMAPVEDLLSALPLQSDLVIIPDKDLLQVPFDLLKDFKQRCLSERFQITIVSCLYVLEVAFVGIQSVRKPGAASTRPQDKSVIMATASTGSIMVTKTRGDQSTITYTRSKDPGKGLLEIPSTREGRPDLEREGLKRMKLLNTINKLVTKTSTGQQITTSASFVTEFRQLSGQDYTLVVGNPSLPQVSLFGRTWKPFQQLNMADKEASKVADYLGTEALTGEEATKEMVMAVLPGATVVHIATFGSWEEGILALSPNPDYLQDGPPAQNKYILTAEDILNQKVSAKLVVLSGCHGDNFRCTLDLQMKLPTCLLAAGAKCVLTQLWPVPNIASSLFYHHFYQALQKNARVTYAMKVAKDKVKADDRFSAPVYWCTFVLIGQDVEVDLGQIKRAMLDQTMDKVEDVEDLLNPKPLTPEAASKETLLYRLQACVSVLLSHSKENPDTIPTLLQMIGDAIDLLDATEYRQPPVRLPDHVVATPGALPILSLLGFDFQPRGAHVEQPYILFPHWNQGKLLLPSYESLTAAIDIISNHQCTQCISEILPTTEDILCQLIDMLSLTLHSPELQLRVGDTGVQPLWARGSATRRLLSALGFLQVGPLLVFNKVASNRVLLTATLHMLCAMSVTKSSGTVHKLDVSQLATSQLTTAATRETSMVTPAIGAKVLPSLRPVLLPRNQLNVSATWMGEKEKPAAVRHKMRLSQQLQGIQGDYRRYMSRTVQWHSELLTAQANESLAQIGRVPLNPEKVKVIPGATPSMERTPVDLEPTLDLEGVEQRRDYSNYVLHRRCENIADLHRDSLRKLYLPFLETERKTKGLGTRGKNTHS
- the LOC136441306 gene encoding tetratricopeptide repeat protein 28-like isoform X2, which codes for MERGHGDAAARRRARSKTDRKAKPSGQQTSNERTAPQTSSSPSSSISEDDKESKILLLQAEGDAAFHSREYHNAVDLYSKALDLQSDMYEIRACRTAAYIQLEDYKNAEADAQQLISFKPKLPQNYYLLAISQAHQDRHEEALGSFLQCMDLDPEHRDQLIEYVVSMAAHVCRLGDSSVHKFMEMKPVAALHELGQTLHYCGLPALCVQMLESALRIPTEDTDIVTKVYLSLGDAHTAVRQGGKAKFFYEQCLSAALKADNVVLETKAYVNLASLCEQEGQVYEAIMYYIKLLTVGDDIRASLDDEKKFRDYWSTELERGIHLNLSIAYKKIRQFSRALHHGKDYMQLIESSNQPELMKQAHYHMATLHEAGQDFKQALAQYNLFLSLCKEAGDEASTALAHGCLGNLYASVCDYKQALLHHEEQLDLMEKEDNVGAQMMAHLHLAEVLTKTEEFEDARVHLQESLQLCRELDQPELECRTLLKLGDLFSEQGRHQHALYYYEQAQTLVEDEDQPDLQTICQFHVAHMSQFSSSLKELETARRTFEELIPIYEDQARRCDEEEVLLPEDLNRSLQLAYDGMLSSLSKLGNTDQALEYTECHRRQNLLWTLNVRPQIPDCSKLFEDPGSLSTLVGRFDPLKIQQLFDIVNVTNKTVLYYSVVNDSLLLWVLQPGKGVARFYKSSTKENFMEKCRSCIALIRTVEGKSSPCYDIENRSLPRKKAEVYEIKKANLRTSQSKRDFRKELEEEVEEGSKKTEPPRTPFKELYNVLMAPVEDLLSALPLQSDLVIIPDKDLLQVPFDLLKDFKQRCLSERFQITIVSCLYVLEVAFVGIQSVRKPGAASTRPQDKSVIMATASTGSIMVTKTRGDQSTITYTRSKDPGKGLLEIPSTREGRPDLEREGLKRMKLLNTINKLVTKTSTGQQITTSASFVTEFRQLSGQDYTLVVGNPSLPQVSLFGRTWKPFQQLNMADKEASKVADYLGTEALTGEEATKEMVMAVLPGATVVHIATFGSWEEGILALSPNPDYLQDGPPAQNKYILTAEDILNQKVSAKLVVLSGCHGDNFRCTLDLQMKLPTCLLAAGAKCVLTQLWPVPNIASSLFYHHFYQALQKNARVTYAMKVAKDKVKADDRFSAPVYWCTFVLIGQDVEVDLGQIKRAMLDQTMDKVEDVEDLLNPKPLTPEAASKETLLYRLQACVSVLLSHSKENPDTIPTLLQMIGDAIDLLDATEYRQPPVRLPDHVVATPGALPILSLLGFDFQPRGAHVEQPYILFPHWNQGKLLLPSYESLTAAIDIISNHQCTQCISEILPTTEDILCQLIDMLSLTLHSPELQLRVGDTGVQPLWARGSATRRLLSALGFLQVGPLLVFNKVASNRVLLTATLHMLCAMSVTKSSGTVHKLDVSQLATSQLTTAATRETSMVTPAIGAKVLPSLRPVLLPRNQLNVSATWMGEKEKPAAVRHKMRLSQQLQGIQGDYRRYMSRTVQWHSELLTAQANESLAQIGRVPLNPEKVKVIPGATPSMERTPVDLEPTLDLEGVEQRRDYSNYVLHRRCENIADLHRDSLRKLYLPFLETERKTKGLGTRGKNTHS